The DNA window ACTGGCCCGGGGTGGACTTCTCCTCGCTCGAGCTGCCGGAGGAGCAGGCTCTCATCAAGCGCGTAATCCAGTTCTCCGAGGTGGTCACCGCGGCCGCGCGCGCGCGCGAGCCGCATCGCCTCGCCTACTACTTGACCGAGCTGGCGGGAGAGTTCCATCCCTACTACAAGGCGCACCGGATCATCACCGAGGACCGCGCGAGCACCCTTGCGCGCCTCGGGCTGGCCGCCGCGGTGGGGCAGGTCGTCCGGAACGGCCTGGGACTCCTCGGCGTCTCGGCACCCGAGAGCATGTAGGAGGAGTCCATGAAGCGTGGGCGGAGCAGCAGCGGCGGCGCGTTCCAGCGAATCGGTCTGGCGCTCGCCGCGGTGATCATCCTCACCCTGACCTTCACGCTCGGCGTGCTGGTGGGCCGGCAATGGGGCGGGCGCGCCGCCTCGGACGCCGCCGAGAGCCCGCGGAAGGCGCAGGCCCTCACGCGCCGCGGACTCGCGGAATCCGAGGGCGCGCGCCCGCGTGAGCTCCAGGAGAAGCTGACCTTCTATCAAACCCTCACCGCGCCCGTGGGCCCGATCGGCCAGTCCAACCGCGCGCGCACCGAGGACAAGGGCAAGAGCCCCGCGCCGGCGCCCAGCCTGGCCCCGAGCGCCGCGCCCGTGGCGAGCGGCGCCGGGGCGCCCGCGCTTCCCGCCGCGCCGAGCGCGAGCCTCCCCGCAGCGCCGTCCGCCAGCGCGGCCGCCTGGACC is part of the Candidatus Methylomirabilota bacterium genome and encodes:
- a CDS encoding SPOR domain-containing protein, with product MKRGRSSSGGAFQRIGLALAAVIILTLTFTLGVLVGRQWGGRAASDAAESPRKAQALTRRGLAESEGARPRELQEKLTFYQTLTAPVGPIGQSNRARTEDKGKSPAPAPSLAPSAAPVASGAGAPALPAAPSASLPAAPSASAAAWTVQVGAFKSRQQADEVQRRLTEAGFPAVLSPVTLDDGQSRYRVRVGGARSRGEAELLAQQVRARLPLTALVTAN